TTAGCCTTACATCACGAGAAATATTTTCCTCAGTCATAGCACTGACTTTGCGCTGGAGAAAGAAAACTACCGAAGGGAGTTCGCTCACGAGAAAGAAGGTAAACACGACATACATGAGCTGCTCATATTTTTCTCCCAAAATAACGGTGTCGATGAGATATTCCATAAGAAGTGGCGTTGTCAGATCAAGTCCGAGAGTGATAACGGAAAATACGCCAATAATACATCCCTGTTTCCAATATGGCTTCAGGAAAGAGAAAAAACGCCAAAGAACTTTTTTTGAATGAGAAGATTTCATGAATGGCGTCTTTTTTTATGTTGAAATACGTGAGCGGTGTGATGTCCTCTATGTTTTTTTACATATGTCATCTTTCTCGGAATTCCGAGAAAGTCGATAAGATTTTCGTAATATTGAGGCTCGGTTGCGGGGAGAATTGTTGCGGGAATATTGAGAAGTCTCAAAATATCAACTTCTGGAAATCCAATAAGACCTTGATAAAGCCAACAAATATCTTCACCGCTCGCGAGATATTCCGACACGAGATTGTATCCGAACTCGTACACATAATCTCTGGTAAATGAATACCCCTTCGTATTTCCGGGAGAATGAATTCCCATGAAAAATCTGCTCGCTGAGTAAAAAGCGTCTTCTTTTTCAAATTGTAGCATTCGAAGTACTTCAAAAATTTTTACAAAATCATCGCCTTTAGCAATTCGGCTAAGAACGAGATTGGAAATATTCATGTCGAAATCTTCCGCAACATGAAAAAATTTTTTCATCATGGAAACTTCGCGATACATTGCAATTCCTTCATCGAGAGTGAGAAATCCCTTTGTTCCTTCTTCGAGAATTTGGTACGGCGAAAAGACAGCATTTGCTCTTTTGAGCGCATGACCTTCAATCTCATGGAAAAATAAGGAAAGTGCTTCAAATGGGTCGAGCAAGGTGTTTTTTGGGATTTGAAAGTAAATCGCCTCTCCGCCCATGCTGACATTTGGAATGATATTGTCATCGCCGATTTCAATATTCACGGTAATTCCAAATTTTTTGGTGTAATACTGCATCGCTTTTTTCAGAAAAGCAGTAAATTTTTCTGCATCAAGTGGTTCGAGTTTATCATTCGCGTAGGGAAGATCGTCAAAAGCTTTCTTTTTCGAAGTGATTTTTTGCCGAATATCCGAAAATAGTCGCGCTTCGAGGAGGGTATCTACTATTGTCGGTCTGCCGTAAATTTTTGAACTGTACCGGTAAAACTCAGCGTCGTCTTTTTTGAGAAACGCGAGGAGCATATGATATGAATCGAAAATATCATCAATTGCTCGCATGTAGAGGAGAAGAAGAGCCTTATCCATTTTGGATCTCAAAATCTGCTCTCGAATGTTCTGAACTTCGGTTATCCATCTTTGCACTTCAGTTTTTGAAAATGGACACTCAAATTTAAAATACGGCGCCTTTTTTGGGTTTTTCAAAAACTGATCACAGGCTTTTTCGAGATTTGTAGGAGCAAAATATCCAATAATATCGAAATTGTGTTTTTCGATCATTTTTGCAAAGCGAAGATCGCGTTTTTTGATATGGCGGAGTTTCATGCAAAAAGTAATGAATTTTTCCAGACATTATATCATATTTACGCGCTTAAGAACAGTGCGAAACACATTTCAAAGGAAAATACACACGCCGAAACAGGCGTCCAATAAAAATTAGACGCCCGCTTCTTTTTTTGAGGAAACGACATTAAACTGCGAACGTCGCAGGTCCTCTATGCTTAATTTTCGCCACTCTAGCCGTAGCACGTCGTGCAACTCCTCGAGCGGAAGCATGGCCTCTTTTCGCAACAGCGCGACCTGCACGAGATGTTTTTGCTGCTCTCCGAACAGAACGAGCGGCAACTTTACCTCGACGAGAAAGAACTCTGGCTTTTTTGCCAGCATAACTTTTCCTTTTCATAATGAAAGGATAAAAGAATAAAAAACGATGGTGTATATTTGTTTTTCCATCGAACTTATAATAACACAATTTCACCAAAAGATCAAACGTATTTTGAAAAATTTTTCTTAAACAAAAAAACTCGAACTACTACAACATTTTGTGAACAACTCACAAAACAATCATAACAACTTCGAGTTTCTTTTTCTTATCGAAAAAATACACTTCGTGATTTTTTCGTAGGTTCCTGAAAAAAAGAAAAACTATTTTTTCTTTTTTGACACTTTCTTCCTCCTTTTTGCTACTTTCTTTACTTTCTTCTTCGTTTTTTTCTTTGCCGCCATATTGTGGGGGGATAAAAATAAAAAAAATTGATCCTTAAAATTGAATCAACTTGTGTGTGATTGTATTCAACATTTTTTTTCAAAGCAACAAAAAGAGATGGACAGGATGCGCTTCGTGCAGAAGAATATTTTTTTATTTCAAAATTTATTTCAAAAATATTTTTTTAGAATTCTTG
This portion of the Candidatus Peregrinibacteria bacterium genome encodes:
- a CDS encoding DUF1704 domain-containing protein; the encoded protein is MKLRHIKKRDLRFAKMIEKHNFDIIGYFAPTNLEKACDQFLKNPKKAPYFKFECPFSKTEVQRWITEVQNIREQILRSKMDKALLLLYMRAIDDIFDSYHMLLAFLKKDDAEFYRYSSKIYGRPTIVDTLLEARLFSDIRQKITSKKKAFDDLPYANDKLEPLDAEKFTAFLKKAMQYYTKKFGITVNIEIGDDNIIPNVSMGGEAIYFQIPKNTLLDPFEALSLFFHEIEGHALKRANAVFSPYQILEEGTKGFLTLDEGIAMYREVSMMKKFFHVAEDFDMNISNLVLSRIAKGDDFVKIFEVLRMLQFEKEDAFYSASRFFMGIHSPGNTKGYSFTRDYVYEFGYNLVSEYLASGEDICWLYQGLIGFPEVDILRLLNIPATILPATEPQYYENLIDFLGIPRKMTYVKKHRGHHTAHVFQHKKRRHS